The following proteins are co-located in the Hydrogenophaga sp. RAC07 genome:
- a CDS encoding MFS transporter: protein MKNTHKIGPDVVDWRPEDDTFWNTTGKRIAYRNLWISVPALLCGFAVWGMWGIITVQMLNLGFPFTQAELFTLTAISGISGATMRIPASFLVRLAGGRNTIFLTTAMLLAPAIGTGFALQHPEWPLWVFQLLALWSGVGGGNFASSMSNISTFFPKRLQGTALGLNAGLGNFGVTTMQIVIPLVMTLPLLGAFGGEAMTLVKDSGWIFGKIAAGTPTWIQNAGFAWVISLVPLSILAWFGMNNLKTVSPDTGNPLVAFAKVTYLYTLAFIPAIFMLWLYLPAPTGLGILNMWVAIPLDIILALLMMRVAAFGAMKENVAKQFAIFRNKHTWSLTALYIVTFGSFIGFSMVLPLAITVIFGFQHVADAAGVMTHTLKNPNAPSALTYAWIGPFVGAAVRPIGGWISDKVGGSIVTQVISAVMVLASAAVGYVMMQAYGSATPEQYFPAFIGLFIVLFFASGIGNGSTFRTIGVIFDRQQAGPVLGWTSAVAAYGAFIAPVVIGAQIKAGTPQYAMYGFAIFYAVCLVLNWWFYLRKGAEIKNP from the coding sequence ATGAAAAACACACACAAGATCGGTCCCGACGTTGTCGACTGGCGCCCGGAGGACGACACCTTCTGGAACACGACCGGCAAGCGCATCGCCTACCGCAACCTCTGGATTTCCGTGCCCGCGCTGCTCTGCGGCTTTGCGGTGTGGGGCATGTGGGGAATCATCACGGTGCAGATGCTCAACCTGGGCTTCCCCTTCACCCAGGCCGAGCTGTTCACGCTCACCGCCATCTCCGGCATCTCGGGCGCCACCATGCGCATCCCGGCGTCGTTCCTGGTGCGCCTCGCCGGCGGGCGCAACACCATCTTCCTCACCACCGCGATGCTGCTGGCCCCGGCCATCGGCACCGGCTTTGCGCTGCAGCACCCCGAGTGGCCGCTGTGGGTGTTCCAGTTGCTCGCTTTGTGGTCGGGGGTGGGCGGCGGCAACTTCGCCAGCTCGATGTCCAACATCAGTACCTTTTTCCCCAAGCGCCTGCAGGGCACGGCGCTGGGCCTCAACGCCGGCCTGGGCAACTTCGGCGTGACGACGATGCAGATCGTCATCCCGCTGGTGATGACCCTGCCCCTGCTCGGCGCTTTCGGCGGTGAGGCGATGACGCTGGTGAAGGACAGCGGCTGGATTTTCGGCAAGATCGCCGCCGGCACGCCCACCTGGATCCAGAACGCCGGCTTCGCCTGGGTGATCTCGCTGGTGCCCCTGTCGATCCTGGCCTGGTTCGGCATGAACAACCTCAAGACCGTGTCGCCCGACACCGGAAACCCGCTGGTCGCGTTCGCCAAGGTCACCTACCTCTACACCCTGGCCTTCATCCCGGCCATCTTCATGCTCTGGCTGTACCTGCCGGCCCCCACCGGGCTGGGCATCCTGAACATGTGGGTCGCCATCCCGCTGGACATCATTCTTGCGCTGCTCATGATGCGCGTGGCCGCCTTCGGTGCCATGAAAGAAAACGTCGCCAAGCAGTTCGCGATCTTCCGCAACAAGCACACCTGGTCGCTCACCGCGCTCTACATCGTCACCTTCGGCTCTTTCATCGGTTTCTCGATGGTGCTGCCGCTGGCCATCACGGTGATCTTCGGCTTCCAGCACGTGGCCGATGCGGCCGGCGTGATGACGCACACGCTGAAAAACCCGAACGCCCCCTCGGCCCTGACCTACGCCTGGATCGGTCCCTTCGTCGGTGCCGCGGTGCGACCCATCGGCGGCTGGATCTCCGACAAGGTGGGTGGCTCCATCGTCACCCAGGTCATCTCGGCCGTGATGGTGCTGGCCTCCGCCGCGGTGGGCTACGTGATGATGCAGGCCTACGGTTCGGCCACACCCGAGCAGTACTTCCCCGCCTTCATCGGCCTGTTCATCGTGCTGTTCTTTGCCAGCGGCATCGGCAACGGCTCGACCTTCCGCACCATCGGCGTCATCTTCGACCGCCAGCAGGCCGGCCCCGTGCTGGGCTGGACCTCGGCCGTGGCCGCCTACGGCGCCTTCATCGCGCCGGTGGTGATCGGCGCGCAGATCAAGGCCGGCACACCGCAATACGCCATGTACGGCTTCGCCATCTTTTACGCCGTCTGCCTGGTGCTGAACTGGTGGTTCTACCTGCGCAAGGGCGCGGAGATCAAGAACCCTTGA